A section of the Rhipicephalus sanguineus isolate Rsan-2018 chromosome 11, BIME_Rsan_1.4, whole genome shotgun sequence genome encodes:
- the LOC119375281 gene encoding endochitinase, with the protein MSSPHTYTADDIPVHLCTHVVYSYAKLENRASSLYLGKELDTGTDEYSRILRLKERNPEVKLLLALGDRYGSDSAAWYEAIHDPPRRYHVVAMLYRLLMQYRFDGLHIDWENAVASEGNDTNNAMVKFAWVRPL; encoded by the exons ATGTCGTCACCACATACGTACACTGCCGACGACATCCCCGTTCACCTCTGCACGCACGTGGTCTACTCCTACGCCAAGCTGGAGAACCGTGCGAGTAGCCTGTACCTGGGCAAGGAATTGGACACAGGAACAG ACGAATACTCCCGAATTTTACGCCTAAAAGAGAGAAATCCTGAAGTGAAGCTTCTACTCGCTTTGGGAGACCGGTATGGTAGCGACAGTGCCGCCTGGTACGAGGCCATCCACGATCCGCCGAGAAGGTACCACGTCGTGGCTATGCTGTACAGACTGCTGATGCAGTACAGATTCGATGGTCTCCACATCGACTGGGAAAATGCGGTCGCAAGCGAAGGCAATGACACCAACAACGCAATGGTCAAGTTCGCTTGGGTGAGGCCGTTGTAG